A genomic segment from Nematostella vectensis chromosome 6, jaNemVect1.1, whole genome shotgun sequence encodes:
- the LOC116614307 gene encoding uncharacterized protein LOC116614307 produces MGSCMTKACQCHLCRCCECGRGCRCCLCCRMLFGDWWMCSDCCEEDDDEEMIPQVKKTQKRPDDGEGMYQYDNGDFYVGEWRRGKRHGYGNLEKADGTRFVGFFYDDEFVGDKPDERLNNSPVTRRPFAKPQVSRDDDEGILRKTDEDAIAKAKEEEERDPHDRLLNGNNANSYDAVSKD; encoded by the exons ATGGGTTCGTGTATGACAAAAGCGTGTCAGTGTCACCTTTGCCGGTGTTGCGAGTGCGGTAGGGGCTGTCGGTGTTGTTTGTGTTGCCGTATGTTGTTCGGTGATTGGTGGATGTGTAGCGACTGCTGCGAAGAAGACGACGACGAAGAGATGATACCTCAAGTCAAGAAAACGCAGAAGAGGCCGGATGACGGAGAAGGCATGTATCAGTACGATAATGGAGACTTCTATGTGGGTGAGTGGCGACGAGGGAAGAGACATGGCTACGGCAACTTGGAAAAAGCTGACGGTACTCG GTTTGTGGGATTTTTCTACGATGACGAGTTTGTAGGCGACAAGCCAGATGAGCGTCTCAATAATAGCCCAGTCACGCGCAGACCATTTGCGAAACCACAAGTGTCACGCGACGATGATGAGGG CATCTTACGAAAGACAGACGAGGATGCGATCGCCAAAGCAAAGGAAGAAGAAGAGCGAGATCCTCACGACAGACTGCTAAACGGCAATAACGCTAACTCTTATGATGCCGTCTCCAAAGACTGA